The following are from one region of the Methylophilus sp. DW102 genome:
- a CDS encoding ATP-binding protein — protein MNRLFKLSQGRTLRKQLFLWVTIPMFILVPLDTTILYKVGSHFIEQSFDEMLEDIANDVIAMISESGKSPENFRMSTESQTVLFSDKDDKTYFAIYDAQGHYLSGDPTLPFNHKDSLNHRHLSYARAHGEVVRLLNQKSTIVDHQNQPLMYSVLIAETVHKRNDLRSRILFAIVLPQLLLLLVCSVMLLAGVTKGLRPLHELNEEIAKRSSTQLDPVMLNNVPEEAMVLINSINLLMGRLNNAILAQNQFIADAAHQLRTPLAGIQAQLELALRHEQAKDQSQHQLGMISESVSKLTHIVNQLLRLSNNQPEAANVIALKPVNLLALAQDACVEVIHFALKKNIDLGLESSGAGPLPDFTIHADKQRLKILLVNLLDNAVRYTPEGGKVTLSVIAQEKWTEIQVEDNGIGIPEEEHAMVFERFHRVLNHSQEGSGLGLSIVKEIVALHSASITVSAGAQGIGTLMRVRFQRPDAGGPTKLS, from the coding sequence ATGAATCGACTGTTCAAATTGAGCCAGGGCCGCACCCTGCGCAAACAGTTATTTTTGTGGGTGACCATCCCCATGTTTATCCTGGTGCCGCTGGACACCACCATTTTGTACAAGGTGGGGAGCCACTTTATTGAGCAATCGTTTGATGAGATGCTGGAGGATATTGCCAATGACGTGATCGCCATGATCAGCGAATCCGGCAAGAGCCCGGAAAATTTCAGAATGAGCACGGAATCACAAACAGTGCTGTTTTCTGACAAGGATGATAAAACCTATTTTGCGATTTACGACGCGCAAGGCCATTATTTAAGTGGCGACCCGACACTGCCCTTTAACCACAAGGACAGCTTGAATCATCGTCATTTAAGCTATGCCAGAGCGCATGGCGAGGTCGTGCGATTGCTTAATCAGAAAAGCACGATCGTCGATCATCAGAACCAGCCGCTCATGTACTCTGTGTTGATTGCCGAAACCGTGCACAAACGTAATGACTTGCGCAGCCGGATTCTCTTTGCCATCGTCCTGCCACAGTTGCTCCTGCTGCTGGTCTGCAGTGTCATGCTGTTAGCCGGGGTGACCAAGGGTCTACGGCCACTGCACGAGCTCAACGAAGAGATCGCCAAACGCTCCAGCACGCAACTGGACCCGGTCATGCTCAACAACGTACCCGAAGAGGCCATGGTGTTGATCAACTCGATCAACCTGCTCATGGGAAGGCTCAATAACGCCATCCTGGCGCAGAACCAGTTTATTGCCGATGCCGCCCATCAATTGCGTACCCCATTGGCGGGCATACAGGCGCAACTGGAGCTGGCATTGCGCCATGAGCAGGCCAAGGACCAGTCTCAACACCAGCTGGGCATGATTAGCGAAAGCGTGAGCAAGCTCACACATATCGTCAACCAGTTGTTGCGGCTGTCAAATAACCAGCCTGAAGCCGCCAACGTGATTGCGCTCAAACCGGTCAATCTGCTGGCCCTGGCCCAAGATGCCTGCGTGGAAGTGATTCATTTTGCACTGAAAAAAAATATAGACCTGGGGCTGGAATCCAGTGGTGCTGGCCCTTTGCCAGACTTCACTATCCATGCCGACAAGCAACGCCTGAAGATTCTGCTGGTCAACCTGCTGGACAATGCGGTTCGCTACACGCCGGAAGGGGGCAAGGTGACGCTGTCTGTGATTGCCCAGGAAAAATGGACGGAAATCCAGGTGGAAGACAACGGTATCGGCATCCCGGAAGAAGAGCATGCCATGGTGTTTGAACGCTTTCACCGCGTGCTCAACCATTCACAGGAAGGCAGTGGCTTGGGCTTGTCCATCGTCAAGGAGATTGTGGCGCTGCATAGTGCCAGCATCACCGTTAGCGCTGGCGCACAGGGCATAGGCACGTTGATGAGGGTGCGGTTTCAACGGCCAGACGCTGGCGGCCCGACCAAGCTGAGCTAA
- a CDS encoding response regulator transcription factor, translating into MRILLVEDDVVLGDAVVQSLVNATYAVDWFRNGKDGVLAAQAQTYDLVLLDLGLPFLTGFEVIQRLRNSKQSVPIIVLTANDNPDDIVNAFDMGADDYLIKPFRLPELAARIRAQIRRVNAHYSSKITIGPLELDTKEHSVHLKGEKLSVSPREFSLLETLANKCGKLVTKEALIESLCNWEQDIGQNAIEVYVHRLRKKLGDGEVCISNVRGLGYIMEQKNP; encoded by the coding sequence ATGCGTATTTTGTTGGTTGAGGATGATGTGGTACTCGGTGATGCCGTCGTGCAATCGCTAGTCAATGCAACCTATGCGGTTGACTGGTTCAGAAATGGCAAGGACGGTGTACTGGCGGCACAAGCACAAACCTATGATCTGGTGTTACTGGATTTGGGGTTGCCGTTTTTAACCGGCTTTGAAGTCATTCAGCGCTTGCGCAACAGCAAACAATCCGTCCCTATCATCGTGCTGACAGCGAATGACAACCCGGATGATATCGTCAACGCCTTTGACATGGGCGCGGATGATTACCTGATCAAACCATTCAGACTGCCCGAGCTGGCTGCCAGAATCCGCGCCCAGATCCGGCGCGTGAATGCGCACTACTCCTCCAAGATTACGATAGGTCCGCTGGAACTGGACACCAAGGAGCATAGCGTTCACCTCAAGGGCGAGAAACTCAGTGTGTCGCCACGCGAGTTTTCCTTACTGGAAACCCTGGCCAATAAATGCGGCAAGTTGGTAACCAAAGAGGCGCTGATTGAAAGCCTGTGCAACTGGGAACAGGATATCGGCCAGAATGCGATTGAGGTCTATGTGCACCGCTTGCGCAAAAAACTGGGCGACGGCGAGGTCTGCATTTCCAACGTACGCGGTCTGGGCTATATCATGGAACAAAAAAATCCATGA
- a CDS encoding MtnX-like HAD-IB family phosphatase codes for MLFIVDFDGTISKSDTIDALLEKFADDRWQQYEQSWLAGEIDAVTCMSNQLALVEADHIALESFFRTIELDRSFCQFHSFARQFARVVIASDGLDHAIKVSMQHSAFPELPVFANRLNFEPKGIRMTFPNRQPDCAGGNGNCKCAIATAQRAYPGEKVVLIGDGKSDACLAKRADVVFAKGSLVKHCEKNQIPFIPFSTFDDVVAVLQDWPECQISTTLTHQTA; via the coding sequence ATGTTATTTATTGTGGATTTTGATGGCACCATTTCAAAGTCGGACACGATTGATGCCTTGCTGGAGAAGTTTGCCGATGACCGTTGGCAGCAGTATGAGCAGTCGTGGCTGGCGGGCGAGATCGATGCCGTCACCTGCATGAGCAACCAGTTGGCGCTGGTTGAAGCCGATCACATTGCCCTCGAAAGTTTTTTCCGCACCATAGAGCTAGACCGTAGCTTTTGCCAGTTTCATAGCTTTGCCCGCCAGTTTGCGCGTGTGGTGATTGCCAGCGATGGCCTGGATCATGCGATCAAGGTTTCCATGCAACATTCTGCCTTTCCTGAGCTACCGGTGTTTGCCAATCGCCTGAACTTTGAACCCAAAGGCATCCGCATGACTTTCCCTAACCGTCAGCCTGATTGTGCGGGCGGCAACGGCAATTGCAAATGTGCGATTGCCACGGCCCAGCGCGCCTATCCTGGCGAAAAAGTGGTGTTGATCGGCGATGGCAAGTCAGACGCCTGTCTGGCCAAACGCGCTGATGTGGTGTTTGCCAAAGGCTCACTGGTCAAGCATTGCGAAAAAAACCAGATTCCTTTTATTCCGTTTTCTACCTTTGACGATGTGGTGGCCGTCTTGCAAGACTGGCCCGAATGTCAGATTTCAACCACCCTTACCCACCAAACAGCCTAG